From a region of the Mucilaginibacter auburnensis genome:
- the ychF gene encoding redox-regulated ATPase YchF: MGLQCGIVGLPNVGKSTLFNCLSNAKAQAANFPFCTIEPNVGVITVPDERLTKLTEIVNPKNVVPNTIEIVDIAGLVKGASKGEGLGNQFLGNIRATNAILHVLRCFDNDNVIHVDGSVDPIRDKEIIDTELQLKDLESIEKKIQKVEKMAKTGGDKEAKKTFEVLTVYREHLLAGKSARTAPVAEEDKEYIGDLWLLTAKPVLYVCNVDESAVKTGNAYVEKVKEAVKDENAGVLVISAQIEAEISELESFEERQMFLDDLGLEESGVNKLIKAAYKLLDLATYFTAGVQEVRAWTITQGFTAPQAAGVIHTDFEKGFIRAEVIKYDDFVKYNGSEAAIKEAGKLSIEGKTYIVEDGDIMHFRFNV, from the coding sequence ATGGGATTACAATGTGGTATAGTGGGTTTGCCAAATGTGGGTAAGTCAACACTTTTTAACTGTTTATCAAACGCTAAGGCACAGGCGGCTAACTTTCCGTTTTGTACCATTGAGCCTAACGTTGGCGTAATAACCGTGCCTGATGAGCGCCTGACTAAACTTACTGAAATAGTAAACCCCAAAAACGTAGTACCCAACACCATTGAGATTGTTGATATTGCCGGCTTAGTAAAAGGTGCCAGCAAAGGCGAAGGTTTGGGTAACCAATTTTTGGGCAATATACGCGCAACCAATGCTATACTGCACGTTTTACGTTGTTTTGATAACGATAATGTGATACACGTTGACGGAAGCGTTGATCCAATCCGCGACAAAGAGATAATTGACACCGAGTTGCAGTTAAAAGACCTTGAATCTATTGAAAAAAAGATCCAGAAGGTGGAGAAAATGGCTAAAACCGGTGGCGATAAAGAAGCTAAAAAAACCTTTGAAGTACTTACCGTATACCGTGAGCATTTGTTAGCCGGTAAATCTGCGCGTACCGCTCCGGTTGCTGAAGAAGATAAAGAATACATAGGCGACCTTTGGTTACTTACTGCCAAACCGGTATTATATGTATGCAACGTTGACGAAAGCGCTGTGAAAACTGGTAACGCTTACGTTGAAAAAGTTAAAGAGGCTGTTAAAGATGAGAACGCCGGTGTACTGGTTATTTCTGCACAAATTGAAGCGGAGATATCAGAGCTGGAATCATTTGAAGAGCGCCAGATGTTTTTGGATGATCTGGGACTGGAAGAATCGGGCGTTAACAAACTGATCAAAGCAGCGTACAAGCTACTTGATCTGGCTACCTATTTTACAGCGGGTGTGCAGGAAGTTCGGGCATGGACTATTACGCAAGGCTTTACTGCGCCACAAGCTGCGGGTGTTATACATACCGACTTTGAAAAGGGTTTTATACGCGCGGAAGTAATTAAATACGACGACTTTGTGAAGTACAACGGCTCAGAAGCGGCCATCAAAGAAGCCGGTAAACTTAGCATTGAAGGTAAAACCTACATTGTTGAAGATGGTGATATTATGCACTTCAGGTTCAATGTGTAA
- a CDS encoding DUF3276 family protein: MGDYDNREREEVFSKKVRAGKRTYFFDVKATRSNDYYITITESKKRLEDGVFIKHKIFLYKEDFEKFIEGLNGTMEYIKDHQEVVEKRYEFSDSPETAKASADEDFSFDI; this comes from the coding sequence ATGGGAGATTACGATAACAGAGAGAGAGAAGAGGTTTTTTCAAAGAAGGTAAGAGCGGGGAAAAGGACTTATTTTTTTGATGTAAAAGCAACGCGTTCAAATGATTATTATATAACCATTACTGAAAGCAAAAAAAGACTGGAAGACGGAGTTTTTATTAAGCACAAAATATTTTTGTACAAAGAAGATTTTGAAAAGTTTATTGAAGGTCTGAACGGTACTATGGAGTACATAAAAGATCATCAGGAAGTTGTTGAAAAACGCTATGAGTTTAGCGATTCCCCCGAAACCGCAAAAGCCTCTGCAGACGAAGATTTCTCATTCGATATATAA
- the mgtE gene encoding magnesium transporter, protein MMEEMVEQIELLLEENNDEQLRTYLNNLNISDVEELIDELPDYGPKFIETLTINRAVNVFRILDFPTQERIFKKLSGNRVAEIVNELPPDDRTAFFSELHGDAVKKLILHLSPEDRKEALSLLGYDEYSVGRLMTPDYITVKKSWTVARVLEHVRQYGKASETLDVLYVIGDKGVLLDDIRIREILLADPNTKVSQLMDGRLIALKASDPQEEAINIFRMNNRVALPVTDKDDVLLGIVTVDDILWIANEEYTEDIQKIGGTEALDEPYLDISLLTLVKKRVGWLIILFLGEMLTAAAMGYFQKEIEKAVVLALFIPLIISSGGNSGSQASTLIIQAMALGEVTIADWWRVMRREIVSGLMLGLTLGIIGFLQVALRSSFSDVYGPHWLSVAITVGVSLVFVVLWGSLSGSMLPLLLKRLGADPATSSAPFVATLADVTGLVIYFSIAVLTMQSMLGS, encoded by the coding sequence ATGATGGAAGAAATGGTTGAGCAAATTGAATTATTGCTGGAGGAAAATAACGATGAACAACTGCGTACTTACCTCAACAACCTCAATATATCTGATGTTGAAGAACTGATAGATGAACTTCCTGACTATGGCCCTAAATTTATTGAGACGCTTACCATTAACCGCGCGGTAAACGTTTTCAGAATACTTGACTTCCCTACACAGGAGCGTATTTTCAAAAAACTTTCGGGAAACCGCGTGGCAGAAATTGTAAACGAACTGCCACCCGATGACCGTACGGCTTTTTTCTCCGAATTACACGGCGACGCAGTTAAAAAACTCATTCTTCATTTATCGCCCGAAGACCGCAAAGAAGCGCTATCACTTTTAGGTTACGATGAGTATAGCGTTGGCCGTTTAATGACGCCCGATTATATCACCGTTAAAAAAAGCTGGACCGTAGCGCGTGTATTGGAACACGTACGGCAATATGGCAAGGCTTCAGAAACGCTTGACGTATTATATGTTATCGGCGACAAAGGTGTGTTACTGGATGATATTCGTATACGTGAGATCTTATTGGCCGATCCGAATACAAAAGTAAGCCAATTAATGGACGGGCGCTTGATAGCTTTGAAAGCGTCCGACCCGCAAGAAGAAGCCATTAACATATTCAGGATGAATAACCGGGTAGCTTTGCCGGTTACCGATAAAGACGACGTATTGTTGGGCATAGTTACCGTTGACGATATTTTATGGATAGCTAATGAAGAGTATACTGAAGATATTCAGAAAATAGGTGGTACCGAAGCATTGGATGAACCTTACCTTGATATATCATTGCTAACACTGGTAAAAAAGCGTGTAGGTTGGCTTATTATCCTGTTTTTGGGGGAGATGCTTACCGCTGCGGCTATGGGCTATTTTCAAAAAGAAATTGAGAAGGCAGTTGTACTGGCGCTATTCATACCGTTAATTATTTCCAGTGGAGGTAACAGTGGTTCGCAGGCATCAACACTTATTATACAGGCTATGGCTTTAGGTGAGGTAACCATTGCCGACTGGTGGCGCGTTATGCGCCGTGAAATAGTGTCAGGCCTTATGCTGGGTTTAACGCTGGGTATTATAGGCTTTTTACAGGTGGCATTACGCAGCAGTTTTAGTGATGTTTACGGGCCGCATTGGCTATCTGTAGCAATTACGGTTGGCGTATCGCTTGTATTTGTTGTTCTGTGGGGTTCATTATCAGGCTCCATGCTTCCGCTGTTGTTGAAAAGACTGGGTGCTGACCCGGCTACTTCGTCTGCACCCTTCGTGGCTACACTTGCTGACGTTACCGGCTTGGTGATCTATTTCAGCATAGCTGTGCTTACTATGCAGAGTATGTTGGGGAGTTAG
- the coaE gene encoding dephospho-CoA kinase (Dephospho-CoA kinase (CoaE) performs the final step in coenzyme A biosynthesis.) yields the protein MLKIGITGNIGSGKSTVARVFELLGVKVFYADDAGKNVMTTDAVLIEGVKKAFGDESYFEDGTLNRKHLASIVFNNEAELKKLNALVHPAVFRAFDEWAKTYLNEPYIIKEAAVLFESGSYKDCDETILVAAPLETRIKRVMNRDQISRAEVEAREARQFSQEKKIDMANHMLLNDDSQLLIPQIIQLHQHFLKLSGA from the coding sequence ATGCTGAAAATTGGAATAACCGGCAATATAGGCAGCGGAAAAAGTACGGTGGCACGCGTATTTGAACTATTGGGTGTTAAAGTTTTTTACGCCGATGATGCAGGTAAAAATGTAATGACCACTGATGCTGTATTGATTGAAGGCGTTAAAAAAGCTTTTGGAGACGAAAGCTACTTTGAAGATGGCACACTTAACCGTAAACACCTGGCATCCATAGTCTTTAATAATGAAGCTGAGTTAAAAAAACTAAACGCTCTTGTTCACCCCGCTGTTTTCAGAGCGTTTGATGAATGGGCCAAAACTTACCTCAACGAGCCTTACATAATAAAGGAAGCCGCAGTATTGTTTGAAAGCGGTTCATACAAAGACTGCGATGAAACTATTTTAGTTGCCGCCCCCTTAGAAACAAGGATTAAAAGGGTAATGAACCGTGATCAAATAAGCCGTGCGGAAGTTGAAGCACGCGAAGCCCGGCAATTTTCTCAAGAAAAAAAGATAGACATGGCAAACCATATGCTATTAAATGACGACAGCCAACTCCTAATACCACAAATAATACAATTGCACCAGCATTTTTTAAAGCTCTCCGGCGCCTGA
- a CDS encoding glycosyl hydrolase 115 family protein: MKIDFIKSKLLFAFNLLAVTALAQGPGHASYVTEKGGKGYFKLVANGTASPILVSEQEWPGVKRAVNSFVTDVNAVTGAKPGLATTTKAKQLIIVGTLGKNQWIDQLVKQKKLNVTGIAGKWETYLVQPVANPFPGVTSALVIAGSDKRGTIYGVYDLSAQIGVSPWYWYADVAPKTKKALYVAPGRHTDGTPAVKYRGIFINDEAPAFSGWAKAKFGGVNHQLYEHMFELILRLKGNYLWPAMWGNAFNDDDKLNPVLADEYGVVMGTSHHEPMDRAQQEWKRYGKGKWNYEENKQGLQDFWRKGIENMGNKETIVTIGMRGDGDEPMTKGSNIELLENIVKDQRQIISDVLKKKPEEVPQMWALYKEVQDYYDKGMRVPDDVTLLLCDDNWGNIRKLPSLTDKPRKGGYGIYYHFDYVGGPRNYKWLNTSTIAKTWEQMNLAYEYNARQIWIVNVGDLKPMEYPISFFLDFAWNPKRWPANKLPQYATEWASQQFGSEHATQIASMLTRYTRYNQRRKPESLNQDTYNLINYNEFARVVADYNALKDEAEKLAAIMPAQHKDSFYELVLYPIQACATLNEMYFEVAKNRYYAQQKNAVEANKAADKVKELYAKDADISKYYNMVLADGKWNHMADQQHIGYTSWQQPNANIMPKLTILKPDSAKNTALLPVEQDGSTPKVNGLFNDKYGHIAIEAEHYTRAVKDKSINWVTIPDHGNVLSGVTPWPVAVPRLATPGGSTAHLEYDVDLKSAGDVSITAYITPTLDFRNGGDGLFYAISIDDEAPQKVDIASKVDGRDWSQMVLGNVRKLTTKHKVASAGKHTIKYWFVDPAVVLERVIVDTGGLKPSYLGPKE; encoded by the coding sequence ATGAAGATAGACTTTATAAAATCAAAATTGCTTTTTGCTTTTAACCTGCTTGCGGTTACGGCATTGGCGCAAGGCCCCGGCCATGCCAGTTACGTTACCGAGAAAGGTGGCAAAGGCTACTTTAAATTAGTAGCTAACGGAACTGCCTCGCCCATATTGGTGAGTGAGCAGGAATGGCCCGGCGTTAAGCGGGCTGTAAACAGTTTCGTTACAGATGTTAATGCTGTAACAGGTGCTAAACCCGGGTTAGCAACTACAACTAAAGCTAAACAACTTATAATAGTTGGTACTTTAGGGAAAAACCAGTGGATTGACCAGCTGGTCAAACAAAAGAAATTAAATGTTACCGGCATTGCTGGTAAATGGGAAACTTACCTTGTACAGCCGGTTGCTAACCCATTTCCGGGTGTTACAAGCGCTTTGGTTATTGCGGGCAGTGATAAGCGCGGAACTATTTACGGTGTGTACGATCTATCGGCGCAGATAGGGGTGTCGCCATGGTATTGGTATGCCGACGTTGCGCCTAAAACAAAAAAAGCACTTTACGTAGCTCCGGGGCGCCATACTGATGGAACTCCCGCTGTAAAGTATCGTGGTATTTTTATCAATGATGAGGCGCCGGCTTTTTCCGGATGGGCCAAGGCGAAGTTTGGAGGTGTTAACCACCAGCTTTATGAGCACATGTTTGAGCTGATATTACGCTTAAAAGGCAACTATTTGTGGCCCGCAATGTGGGGCAATGCCTTTAATGATGATGATAAACTAAATCCTGTTTTGGCTGATGAGTATGGTGTAGTAATGGGTACATCTCACCACGAGCCGATGGATCGCGCGCAACAGGAATGGAAGCGTTACGGTAAAGGCAAATGGAACTACGAAGAAAACAAACAGGGTTTACAGGACTTTTGGCGCAAAGGCATTGAAAATATGGGTAACAAGGAAACTATTGTTACCATAGGTATGCGTGGCGACGGAGATGAGCCAATGACCAAAGGCAGTAATATTGAGTTGCTGGAAAATATTGTGAAAGATCAGCGCCAGATCATCAGTGATGTGCTGAAAAAGAAGCCTGAAGAAGTGCCACAAATGTGGGCTTTATACAAAGAGGTACAAGATTACTACGATAAAGGTATGCGTGTGCCCGACGACGTTACACTGTTATTGTGCGATGATAACTGGGGCAACATACGTAAATTGCCTTCTTTGACAGATAAGCCGCGTAAGGGAGGTTATGGTATTTATTATCACTTTGATTATGTGGGTGGTCCGCGTAATTACAAGTGGTTAAATACAAGCACTATTGCTAAAACATGGGAGCAAATGAATCTGGCTTATGAGTATAACGCGAGACAGATATGGATAGTTAACGTAGGAGACTTAAAACCTATGGAATATCCTATTAGCTTTTTCCTTGATTTTGCATGGAACCCTAAGCGCTGGCCAGCCAATAAGTTGCCGCAATATGCTACTGAATGGGCCTCGCAGCAGTTTGGAAGTGAGCATGCCACGCAGATTGCAAGTATGCTTACGCGCTATACACGTTATAATCAGCGGCGCAAACCTGAATCATTAAACCAGGATACCTACAATCTTATCAATTACAATGAGTTTGCAAGGGTGGTGGCCGATTACAATGCGCTGAAAGACGAAGCAGAAAAACTGGCAGCTATAATGCCTGCTCAGCATAAGGATTCGTTTTATGAGTTAGTACTTTACCCTATACAAGCCTGCGCTACATTGAACGAAATGTACTTTGAAGTTGCTAAAAACAGGTACTATGCGCAGCAAAAAAATGCCGTTGAGGCTAACAAAGCTGCTGATAAGGTTAAAGAACTGTACGCTAAAGATGCTGATATAAGCAAATATTATAATATGGTACTTGCCGATGGCAAATGGAACCACATGGCCGACCAACAGCATATTGGTTACACCAGCTGGCAGCAGCCAAATGCTAACATTATGCCTAAGCTTACTATACTCAAACCTGATAGTGCAAAAAATACAGCATTGTTACCTGTTGAGCAAGATGGCAGCACGCCTAAGGTAAACGGTTTGTTCAATGACAAATACGGGCACATAGCTATTGAGGCCGAGCATTATACCCGGGCGGTTAAAGACAAAAGCATTAATTGGGTTACCATACCTGATCATGGCAATGTTCTTTCAGGTGTAACACCATGGCCGGTAGCAGTGCCACGATTAGCTACACCAGGTGGATCTACCGCTCATCTGGAATATGATGTGGACCTGAAAAGTGCCGGTGATGTTTCAATAACAGCCTACATTACACCAACACTTGATTTCAGGAATGGCGGCGATGGCTTGTTCTATGCTATTTCAATTGATGATGAAGCTCCCCAAAAAGTGGATATCGCATCAAAAGTTGATGGGCGTGACTGGAGCCAGATGGTGTTAGGTAATGTTAGAAAGCTAACTACCAAACACAAAGTTGCATCCGCAGGTAAGCATACTATCAAATATTGGTTTGTTGACCCCGCTGTTGTTTTAGAACGTGTTATAGTTGACACTGGTGGTTTAAAGCCAAGTTACCTCGGCCCAAAAGAATAA
- a CDS encoding MarR family winged helix-turn-helix transcriptional regulator — translation MRIDDEIQSSNFEDNYHKVVVNIAYTEGWLSNTLRLHFEKFNLTRQQFNILRILRGQYPKPATINILKERMIDKMSDASRIVDRLIQKELITRCTNSKDRRAVDIQISEKGLDTLAKMDAEFKTKDFLQNNLTPEEAAQLSDLLDKLRG, via the coding sequence ATGCGAATAGACGACGAAATACAAAGTTCAAACTTCGAAGATAACTACCATAAGGTAGTTGTAAATATTGCCTATACGGAAGGGTGGTTAAGTAACACCTTGCGACTACATTTTGAAAAATTTAATTTAACCCGTCAGCAGTTTAATATTTTACGTATTCTGCGTGGGCAATACCCAAAACCGGCCACTATCAACATTTTAAAAGAACGTATGATAGATAAAATGAGCGATGCCTCGCGCATTGTTGACCGCCTCATTCAAAAAGAATTGATAACACGTTGCACAAATAGCAAAGACAGGCGCGCGGTTGACATCCAAATAAGCGAAAAAGGGCTTGACACCCTGGCTAAGATGGATGCGGAGTTTAAAACCAAAGATTTTCTTCAAAATAACCTTACCCCGGAGGAAGCCGCTCAACTGAGCGACTTGTTGGATAAACTGCGCGGTTAA
- a CDS encoding carboxypeptidase-like regulatory domain-containing protein — MRQFLLLLLFIFCCGTVFSQGRIRGKVLEDKTYLGVPGVTVQNLSNKATMATDASGAFSIVAKTGDMLKFSSMGYKADTVLLTSMDIITVYLTPEQNMLNEVKVKELEFPPGAFALKPMMGPLGSKVVRYQTDRNGNPIGGIKLSPSALFGSKKTSEQKIERYERDAEISRMFNVVTLGPYLPFNGQELINFVILYKPSAETFYNPNFKMTDYLNTCYQKFMEIPADKRKSKELVALK; from the coding sequence GTGAGACAATTTTTACTGTTATTGCTTTTTATATTTTGCTGCGGAACTGTTTTCTCGCAGGGCAGGATACGCGGTAAGGTGTTAGAAGATAAAACTTACTTAGGCGTGCCGGGTGTTACCGTACAAAATTTAAGCAACAAAGCTACCATGGCTACGGATGCCTCAGGGGCTTTTTCCATTGTCGCCAAAACAGGCGATATGCTTAAATTTTCAAGTATGGGTTACAAAGCCGATACCGTTTTATTAACCTCAATGGATATAATCACTGTTTATCTTACACCTGAGCAAAATATGCTGAACGAGGTGAAAGTTAAGGAGTTGGAATTTCCGCCGGGCGCATTCGCTTTAAAGCCGATGATGGGGCCTTTAGGAAGTAAGGTTGTGCGTTATCAAACTGATAGGAACGGTAACCCGATTGGAGGGATCAAGTTGAGTCCTTCGGCGCTTTTCGGCAGCAAAAAAACATCAGAACAGAAAATTGAGCGTTATGAACGCGATGCAGAAATAAGCAGAATGTTCAATGTGGTAACACTTGGTCCGTACCTGCCATTTAACGGTCAGGAATTGATCAATTTTGTAATTTTATACAAACCATCAGCTGAAACTTTCTATAATCCAAACTTTAAGATGACTGACTACCTCAATACCTGTTATCAAAAATTTATGGAAATACCTGCAGATAAACGCAAGTCGAAAGAATTGGTCGCGCTTAAGTAA
- a CDS encoding MBL fold metallo-hydrolase gives MIIDDFVFINDNGLYCKYGDFYLDPILPVKTAIISHAHADHAVSGNGSVYCTASTRALMELRYSRYAARTFQVVRYDESFVINGIKITFIPAGHMLGSAMVLMEYKDSTYLYTGDYKIQPDDTCEPIAWVKADVLITESTFADPKIIHPNPVDEIKKLNGIQSNILLGAYATGKSQRLIRMITDHAPRKKILVHHRIMAINKIYENAGFKLGNYQLYGRKLMKAQDEFVYIVPPFTFDSYIRASGVKRLFASGWNKLQVNKEDTLFISDHVDWNDILEAVRQVAPTQIWTLHGNGRHLQAYYGDSIKVKLLN, from the coding sequence ATGATCATTGACGATTTTGTTTTTATTAATGATAACGGACTGTACTGCAAATACGGCGATTTTTACCTCGACCCTATCCTGCCGGTAAAAACAGCGATTATATCTCACGCCCATGCAGACCATGCCGTGAGTGGCAATGGTTCTGTATACTGCACTGCATCAACGCGTGCCTTAATGGAACTGCGTTATAGCCGATATGCGGCAAGAACCTTTCAGGTAGTTAGATACGATGAATCTTTTGTAATAAACGGTATAAAAATCACCTTTATTCCCGCAGGCCACATGCTGGGTTCGGCTATGGTTTTAATGGAGTATAAAGACTCTACCTATCTATATACCGGCGATTATAAGATCCAACCCGATGATACATGCGAGCCTATTGCCTGGGTTAAGGCTGATGTATTGATCACCGAAAGTACCTTTGCCGATCCTAAAATCATTCACCCTAACCCGGTTGACGAGATAAAAAAGCTTAATGGCATACAAAGTAACATTCTCTTAGGCGCTTATGCTACAGGTAAAAGTCAGAGGTTGATCAGGATGATAACAGACCACGCGCCGCGCAAAAAAATACTGGTGCACCACCGCATAATGGCCATTAATAAAATATATGAAAACGCGGGATTCAAATTAGGCAATTATCAATTATATGGTCGTAAACTAATGAAAGCGCAAGACGAGTTTGTGTACATTGTACCACCGTTTACATTTGATAGTTATATAAGAGCCAGTGGTGTAAAACGCCTTTTTGCATCCGGCTGGAACAAATTACAGGTAAACAAAGAGGATACACTTTTTATATCAGACCACGTAGACTGGAACGATATACTTGAAGCGGTGCGGCAGGTTGCTCCTACTCAAATATGGACACTCCATGGCAATGGCCGGCACTTACAAGCCTACTATGGCGACAGCATTAAAGTTAAACTGCTTAACTAA
- a CDS encoding ABC transporter ATP-binding protein: MKDLAYLNKFFYKYRWRLIPGVLFVVISNIFGILPAQVIRVAFDLVEENISVYHLFTGFNRQGLIYDIFGSSLLLFGILVLLLAILRGLFLFFMRQTIILMSRHIEYDLKNEIYEHYQALSLAFYRRHNTGDLMNRVTEDVSRVRMYLGPGIMYTINTVVLFVLAIYCMLTVNVRLAVFSVLPLPLLAVIIYYVNNIINFRSEKIQERLSSLSSFVQENFSGIRIMKSYVREASVRKKFEAESNDYKLHSMSLARVQALFYPMMLLLVGISNVIIIYVGGVEVMKGNITPGNIAEFIVYLSQLTFPVMSLGWVTSLIQRAAASQKRINQFLSQQPEIISPTDAPQKVEGAIAFKNVSFIYPDTGIQALKNVSFTALPGEMVAIIGRTGSGKSTIANLILRMYDTTQGEVLVDGSNIKSVNLVDYRHQVGYVPQEVFLFSDTIANNIAFSADVKDMPAIEQAARDSAVYNNIIKLENGFETLIGERGITLSGGQKQRVSIARAIAKHPQILIFDDCLSAVDTRTEEEILNNLGRIMHGKTNIIIAHRISTIKNADKILVMDNGEIIEQGTHTDLLNLQGTYFELYEKQLLEEEEPQKLD, encoded by the coding sequence ATGAAAGATCTGGCCTACTTAAATAAATTCTTTTACAAATACCGCTGGCGCCTTATTCCCGGTGTACTGTTTGTTGTTATATCCAACATTTTTGGAATTTTACCGGCCCAGGTAATAAGAGTAGCATTTGATCTGGTTGAAGAAAACATAAGCGTATATCATTTATTTACGGGCTTCAACAGACAGGGGCTTATTTATGACATATTCGGCTCAAGCCTGTTATTATTTGGCATACTGGTTTTGTTGCTGGCCATTTTAAGAGGATTGTTCCTGTTTTTTATGCGACAAACCATTATACTCATGTCGCGTCATATTGAGTATGATCTTAAAAATGAGATATATGAGCATTATCAGGCGCTATCATTAGCGTTTTACCGCCGCCACAATACAGGCGATCTAATGAACCGTGTTACAGAAGATGTGAGCCGCGTGCGTATGTACCTTGGACCGGGCATTATGTACACCATCAACACGGTAGTGCTTTTCGTTTTAGCCATTTATTGCATGCTTACGGTGAATGTGCGGTTGGCGGTGTTTTCAGTATTGCCGCTCCCGTTACTGGCCGTAATTATTTACTACGTTAACAACATCATCAATTTCCGCAGCGAGAAAATACAGGAGCGTCTCTCTTCACTTTCAAGTTTTGTACAAGAGAACTTTTCGGGCATCCGCATCATGAAGTCGTACGTGCGCGAGGCATCAGTACGCAAAAAATTTGAAGCCGAGAGCAACGATTATAAGTTGCACTCCATGTCTTTGGCACGTGTGCAGGCGCTCTTCTACCCTATGATGCTGTTACTGGTGGGTATCAGTAACGTTATTATAATTTATGTAGGCGGCGTTGAGGTGATGAAAGGCAATATTACCCCGGGCAACATTGCCGAATTTATTGTTTACCTGAGTCAGCTTACCTTCCCGGTAATGTCATTAGGATGGGTTACCTCATTGATACAAAGAGCAGCGGCATCACAAAAACGCATCAACCAATTTTTGAGCCAGCAACCTGAAATTATTTCACCAACAGATGCTCCTCAGAAAGTAGAAGGCGCTATCGCCTTTAAAAACGTATCGTTCATTTACCCTGATACAGGCATTCAGGCACTTAAAAATGTTTCGTTTACAGCTTTGCCTGGTGAAATGGTGGCCATTATTGGCCGCACCGGATCAGGCAAGTCAACCATTGCCAATTTAATACTGCGCATGTATGATACTACGCAGGGCGAAGTTTTGGTAGACGGCAGCAACATTAAATCTGTTAATCTGGTTGATTACCGCCACCAGGTGGGTTATGTTCCGCAGGAAGTTTTCCTTTTCTCTGACACCATTGCTAATAACATAGCCTTTAGTGCCGATGTAAAAGACATGCCTGCCATTGAGCAAGCCGCACGCGACTCAGCAGTTTATAATAACATTATTAAACTGGAAAATGGGTTTGAAACGCTTATCGGGGAAAGAGGCATTACACTTTCGGGCGGGCAAAAACAGCGGGTATCCATTGCCCGCGCCATTGCCAAGCATCCACAGATACTGATATTTGACGATTGTTTGTCGGCAGTTGACACGCGAACCGAGGAGGAAATATTAAACAACCTTGGCCGGATAATGCACGGTAAAACAAATATTATAATTGCGCACCGTATATCCACGATTAAAAATGCTGATAAAATTTTGGTGATGGACAATGGTGAAATAATTGAACAAGGCACCCATACCGACCTTTTAAATTTGCAAGGCACTTATTTTGAACTGTACGAGAAACAGTTATTAGAAGAAGAGGAACCTCAAAAATTAGATTGA